A single Aythya fuligula isolate bAytFul2 chromosome 21, bAytFul2.pri, whole genome shotgun sequence DNA region contains:
- the ACAP3 gene encoding arf-GAP with coiled-coil, ANK repeat and PH domain-containing protein 3 isoform X5, whose translation MIEAGKAYITTNKHFVSGVRDLSQQCKKDEMISECLDKFGDSLQEMINYHMILFDQAQRSVRQQLHNFVKDDVRKFKETKKQFDKVREDMEISLVKNAQAPRHKPHEVEEATGTLTITRKCFRHLALDYVLQINVLQAKKKFEILDAMLSFMHAQYTFFQQGYSLLHELDPYMKKLATELDQLVIDSAVEKREMEHKHALIQQRTLLQDFSYDDSKVEFNVDAPNGVVMEGYLFKRASNAFKTWNRRWFSIQNSQLVYQKKLKDVLTVVVEDLRLCTVKPCEDIERRFCFEVVSPTKSCMLQADSEKLRQAWIQAVQASIASAYRESPDSYYIERLDRTASPSTSSIDSATDSRERNVKGETILQRVQSIPGNDQCCDCGQPDPRWASINLGILLCIECSGIHRSLGVHCSKVRSLTLDSWEPELLKLMCELGNSTMNQIYEAQCEELGLKKPTAGSSRQDKEAWIKVKYVEKKFLKKLPNGEALAENERKPRRWCVKKCQRHNSATKAPTARRKYRHEAGNASPAMLSSAATLERKFRRDSLFCPDELDSLFSYFDTGAGSGPRSASHISMQHPLTGGPWSGSGIGPGGSGTPFLLDGGLSSDSGLGGSTDGSTDILVFGSVVDSVTEEECEVSEESSGEAEIEQEASDLEDLRELHPGLLVYKAAQARNLPLMAEALAHGAEVNWVNDEDENKTPLIQAVMGGSLIACEFLLQNGADVNQRDSRGRAPLHHATYLGHTGQVCLFLKRGANQHAVDSDGQDPLSIAVQAANADIVTLLRLARMNEEMREAEGPFGQPGQYPSNSPTELQYRKCIQEFISLNIDEC comes from the exons ATGATTGAAGCAGGCAAGGCCTACATCACCACAAACAAGCACTTTGTCAGCGGAGTCCGGGACTTGTCGCAGCAGTGCAAGAAGGATGAAATGATCTCG GAGTGCCTAGACAAATTTGGAGACAGCCTGCAGGAAATGATCAACTACCACATG atcCTGTTTGACCAGGCTCAGAGGTCTGTCCGGCAGCAGCTGCACAACTTTGTGAAAGA TGACGTCCGGAAATTCAAGGAAACCAAGAAGCAGTTTGACAAGGTACGAGAAGACATGGAGATTTCGCTGGTGAAGAATGCCCAGGCACCTCGGCACAAGCCCCATGAAGTGGAGGAGGCAACGGGCACCCTGACCATAACCAGAAAGTGCTTTCGGCACCTGGCCCTGGACTACGTGTTGCAG ATCAACGTCCTGCAGGCCAAGAAGAAGTTTGAAATCCTGGATGCG ATGCTGTCCTTCATGCACGCCCAGTACACCTTCTTCCAGCAGGGCTACAGTCTTCTCCATGAACTGGATCCTTACATGAAGAAGCTTGCCACAGAG CTCGACCAGCTGGTGATTGACTCTGCAGTGGAGAAGAGGGAGATGGAGCATAAGCACGCGCTGATACAGCAGAGG ACCCTCCTGCAG GACTTCTCCTACGATGACTCAAAGGTGGAGTTCAACGTCGATGCCCCAAATGGAGTGGTAATGGAAGGCTACCTCTTCAAGAGAGCCAGCAATGCGTTCAAAACATGGAATCG GAGGTGGTTCTCCATACAAAACAGCCAGCTGGTGTACCAGAAAAAGCTAAAG GATGTCCTCACGGTAGTGGTGGAAGACCTGCGGCTCTGTACTGTCAAGCCATGTGAAGACATAGAGAGGAGGTTTTGCTTTGAGGTCGTCTCACCTACCAA GAGCTGCATGTTGCAGGCTGACTCAGAGAAGCTGCGTCAGGCCTGGATTCAGGCTGTTCAAGCCAGCATTGCTTCTGCATACCGGGAGAGTCCTGACAGCTATTACATTGAA AGGCTGGACCGGACTGCTTCCCCATCAACGAGCAGCATTGATTCTGCTACCGACTCGCGGGAGCGCAATGTGAAAGGAGAGACCATCTTGCAGAGGGTGCAGAGCATCCCTGGGAACGACCAGTGCTGTGACTGCGGTCAGCCAGATCCCCGCTGGGCCAGCATCAACCTGGGCATCCTGCTGTGCATCGAGTGCTCTGGCATCCACAG GAGTCTGGGCGTTCACTGCTCCAAAGTCCGATCTCTCACGCTGGACTCCTGGGAGCCAGAGTTACTGAAA CTGATGTGTGAGCTGGGGAACAGCACCATGAACCAGATTTACGAGGCGCAGTGTGAAGAGCTGGGACTTAAGAAACCCACAGCAGGGAGCTCCAG GCAGGACAAAGAAGCCTGGATCAAGGTGAAGTACGTGGAGAAGAAATTCCTGAAGAAGCTGCCAAATGGGGAGGCTCTGGCAGAAAACGAGCGGAAACCTCGACGCTGGTGTGTGAAGAAGTGCCAGAGGCACAACAGTGCCACGAAAGCACCCACAGCTCGTAGGAAGTACCGCCACGAAGCAGGCAACGCGTCGCCAGCCATGTTGTCATCAG CAGCCACGCTGGAGAGGAAGTTCCGTCGAGATTCCCTCTTCTGCCCTGATGAACTGGACTCGCTCTTCTCCTACTTCGACACTGGTGCTGGCTCTGGCCCACGCA GTGCCAGCCACATCTCTATGCAGCATCCGCTAACAGGTGGCCCATGGAGTGGCAGTGGCATTGGTCCCGGTGGGAGCGGTACGCCGTTCCTCCTGGACGGAG GTCTGAGCAGTGACAGCGGGCTCGGGGGAAGCACGGACGGCAGCACGGATATCCTGGTGTTTGGCTCCGTGGTGGACAGCGTGACGGAGGAAG AGTGCGAGGTGTCAGAGGAGTCCAGCGGTGAAGCAGAGATTGAGCAGGAGGCATCAGATTTGGAGGACCTGCGGGAGCTGCACCCTGGCTTGTTGGTCTACAAGGCGGCACAAGCCCGAAACCTGCCGCTCATGGCAGAAGCCCTGGCTCATGGTGCTGAAGTCAACTGGGTGAACgatgaagatgaaaacaaaactcctCTGATTCAAGCCGTGATGGGG GGCTCCTTGATAGCCTGTGAATTCCTGCTGCAGAACGGGGCAGATGTTAACCAAAGAGACAGCCGAGGCCGGGCTCCCTTGCACCATGCCACGTACCTGGGGCACACTGG cCAGGTCTGCTTGTTCCTCAAGCGAGGGGCGAACCAGCACGCAGTGGACAGCGACGGGCAGGACCCGCTAAGTATCGCAGTCCAGGCGGCCAACGCAGACATCGTTACCTT GCTGCGTTTGGCTCGAATGAATGAGGAAATGCGAGAAGCAGAGGGCCCCTTCGGACAACCAGGTCAATATCCCAGCAACAGCCCTACTGAGCTCCAGTACAGGAAGTGTATACAAGAGTTCATCAGCCTTAACATAGATGAGTGTTAG